Within Macaca nemestrina isolate mMacNem1 chromosome 12, mMacNem.hap1, whole genome shotgun sequence, the genomic segment CCCGACAATCACCTTTGGaagcaaggaagaaagaagggaaaattaATACTCACTTCTTCTGCATACCATGGTCCTATTTTTGTCTTAAGTTCTGTTTACAGCTGTATCACCCACCTCACCCAAGTCACTTTCAAGAACTCAATACCCCTTTTATGTCACCCAAGGCAATTCCCAATATTCCACCTCTTTCATGCAGTCTTCCAAACTAGTTACTGTCTTAAATTTGGTTTAGCCCATTCTGATGTCAGTTTGGACACCAACTTTACTTcttagctttgtgaccttgatcTTGATCATGACACATTTAACTTCTCTAAAtctgtttactcatctgtaaaacagggctGATTATAACATGTGCCACATAAAACCATTACAAGATTTAAATACGATCATGTTTAAAAAGTACTTagctttaataaacatttgttgatgtCCATCAGCCAAAGACCACTAGAAACACATCTATAGTTCGAAGCTAGGTTTAATGACTTGTTGTAAAAAGGGAGACTTCAGAAACCACACACCATTGGGAACCACGGAATGTCTCAGTAAGAGAGTGTTAGGAGGGGCTTGCAGTTTTGGGTATTTTGGGAGAGGGTAAAAGAAAGTAAGAGTTTTGCTCTGGATTGGGTGCTGTTAGAAAGCAGGTGTAATTcatggccggatgcggtggctcacacctgtaatcccagcactttgggaggccgaggtgggcggatcacctgaggtctggagtttgagaccagcttgaccaacatggagaaatcccatctctactaaaaatacaaaactagctgggcgtgatggcacatgcctgtaatcccagctactagggaggctgaggcaggagaatcgcctgaacctgggaggtggaggttgcagtgagccgagatcgcaccattgcactccagcctgggcaagagtgaaactccgtctcaaaaaaaaaaaaaaagaaaaagaaaagaaaacaacaataattcTATGATCAAGCATTTTAATGTTTATCTAAGAAGTGGTAGGAActggctggccacagtggctcaagagtgtaatcccagcactttgggaggccaaggctgacaaatcacttcagcccaggagttcaagaccagcctaggcaacgtggtgaaaccctgtctctacaaaaaatacaaaaatttgccaggtgtggtggcgcatgcctgtagccccagctacctgggagtctggggcaggaggatcgtttgagtcagaggatgcagtgagctaagatcgtgctactgctctccagcctgggtgacagagggagaccctgtctcaaaaaacaaaataaaaggtggTAGGAACTGAGTTGTTATTGGAAAGCCGCAGCAGTCGCTCATGGCTCACGTTAACCGAGAGAGAGGATCTTGGCCATTTTGTGGGTTGCTCagtgtttttgtggttttatctgtgcTCAAACAGGATTATAGAGGGAGGGGTCTAGTTTTGGTCTTCCTCCATCATGGTCACAGAATGACCCTGTGTAACGTTGAGGTTCTGTGAAATTGTTTATATTCAATGGGAGAAGATCATGGCCTAGCTGTTAGTGCCAATCCAGCTATAAATGACACGgctgctatttttctttctcactttcagTAAATCTGCATTATTTGCAAAGTAAGTAGCCTCCCTTATCTTCTATAATTACTACGCATATTgctttttttccctgaatttcCCAAAGTCATATATCAGGCCACACCTTTAACATTCAGacttctctctccccacccccaatcccACCTACCTTCCAACTCTACCAGGTTGAAGACAATGATGGAAGCAGAAATTACTAGTGACTGGCCAGCCTCTAGGCCATTAATTCCTGCTAGGATATTGATGGCATTGGTACAGAACACTGCCAGCAGCCCCATGTAGACATAGTACAGGATTCCTGAAGGGAGAGATGGTAGGAAAAGTAGTGCCACCTAGGGGAGGAGGATTTAGAAAAGTGGTGAGGACAGAGGATAGGATGAAGGGCTACCAGAAAGGATCTgggaagacacagagacagaaaaggaaCACTTGAAGGAGAATGTGAAGCACCAGGAAGGGTGCCCTGAAGTAGGTGCCATAGGAGTAGCAGTGGCAGGACTACCTACCCAAGTCCAGATGCAGGCCAAGAATCGGGCGGAAGGGCTTCGGCACCACAATGGTCGTGTTGCCAAAGTTGGTGAAATAGACCATGAGGAGAGGTAGTGAGGCAGCTGTGGGTAGCAGCAGCTTATGGCGCCAGCGCAGATTCAGTACGTCATCCGCAAAGCCCAGGAAGATCATGCAGCAGATGGCAAGGAGGGCACCTATCAGGGCCACAAACTGGGGGAGGCTAGGGCAGGTCCATGACTCAAGCCTGCTCCCATTTCACCTTTTAAGAATTCTTGTCTTTTCTTATCATTTCTTAGCCCCTCCCCACAAGCCCAAATAACACCAATTCTCTCAGGTACCTCCCAGGTCCCAGCCACAGGCAACAACCCCCACGAACCCACTTACTTCATGGTGGGGGAATGCCTTACACTGCTCCTTCACAAAGCAGTTCAGGAAGGGGAAAGGGATGAAGCAGAAGAGGATGATAAGGAAAACAGCACCGCTGATCACTCCCTGGGATTCTGGGCTGTGGCCCAGCAGCAAGGGGGCgaggggaaagaggaaaggggGCGTGGTCACTCACTAGTGCAGGTGTTACAATAACCCAAAGCGGTCTTCTCATTCCTGGTTTTTTATTTTGGGAAGTGGTGAGGGGGGCGGAGGGAGGAAAGCACCACTGCTAGAGTCCCTGATATACCCAAGGTTCCCTACCCATCCTTTCCCCAATGCGAATAAGTTCTGCTCATCACCTCTCCGAGTTCCAGGCTGTCTGGGTTAGTTCTGAGTTTTCACGTGTGGTCAAACACCCCGGTCCCCGCCCCTGCCCTAGCCACTCCTTCCTTAGCCCTTGCCCCCTGCCCGGAACCGTGTGCCGCTGCTCACATCTGTTGTCGGCTGGTTTTGTTGAGGTCCTGACCACAGAGGCGCGCAGCAATGAAGTGGCCCCGGAAGGCTGGGATGAGGGTGACTGTGGCCACAAATCCCAGCAGCGAGACGATCAAATTGACCAGCAGCGGCATGGGCAATTCCGAGAAGGCCCACATGGTGACCGGTCAGGGGCCCGGCTCCGCCGCCTCTTCAGGTAACTGGCAAGCTGAGCAGCAGTCCTGAGGCCTCAGCAGTATGGAGTGGCCGCTCCCCACAGGCAGGCTCTTCCCACACCAATCTGAGCAGAATCCAACAACTCTGACTTGAGCCGCCCTCGGGACCTCGAAGAACCTCTCTAAGGCAACCTAGGTTCTGCCCCACTGAACCAGCCTACCTACTGTTTCCGCCCGGATTTTGTTCGCTGAACAACTATTACTGCGGAGGGCGGCAGCCGCCATTTTTAATATGGGCACtagaggtgggggggggggtggaggTGAAAAAGAAGTGTGATTCTAAATTTCATCCTATGTTCGAGAGTAGAATCACCGAGAGAATATTGGAAACGCAATTAAAGAAAAGCAGCCAAGAACGGATACTTCcctaacattattttaaagatgtaCTACCCAGAGCGGAAATGCCAGTTGCCCGGTTCCAAGATGAATGCCTCCTTGTACCACGTGTCTGATACAGCTCACATTCCGGTTGCACGTCAGTTTTAGCTCAGTCCGCCTCCGTAGGTCAATTTTAAAGGGACCGTACCTTGCCCTTAATCTGGGATGCCTCCGGCTTCAGGAAAATGGCTATTGaaaggcagggggtggggaggagggacgATGGTGTGGAGCCGCGCCTGTTCCTTGCAGGAAACCTGTTGCCAACATAGTCAGAAGCCAAGGTAAACACAACTCAGTTCCCGGAAACGCAGCTACGGTTTGGAAGGATGGTGTAAATTCTGAAGCGTAGATCCTTGAAAAGCCCCTCCCACTCTGTTTTTCTTGTCCTCGATCCTGGTATTTTTTTCTCAGCATCCCACCCACCTTCTGCCCCAGCTGTAGCAGTTAGTTGCCCGGCAACCCAGCGCAGCACTTCACTCAGGGATTGGGAGTACCCTCAGGTCTTGGATTTAACTCGGGACTTCAGCTTGGCCCTGGATCCATTGTACTTAGCGCCCACAAGGAGGAGACGGAGATTTCCAGGCTGAGGCTCTGGAAACAGCTAAGGAGGCAGAGGAATCAGACCCACAACTGACTTCCTGTGAGTCTGAGGAACTCCCAGTCAGGTTTCTTCCTGTAGGTCACTGTGCATTTTGCTTGGCCTCCTGCAGGTCGCTGTGCATTTTGCTTGGCCTGTTCCCCTGCAAACAACAATTCgccagctgtttttgttttgttttgttttgttttgtttttgagatggagtttcgctcttgttgcccaggctggagtgcaatggtgcgatctcggcttactgcaacctccacttcctagggtcaagcgattctcctgcctcagcctcccgagtagctgggattacaggcagtcgcttggattacaggcatgcgccaccacgcctggctaattttgtatttttagtagagacggggtttccccattttggtcaggctggtctcgaactcttgacctcaggcgatctgcccgcctcggcctcccaaaatgctgggattacaggcctgagccaccacgcccagccagttcaccagcatctttttttttttttttttgagacggaatctcgctccgtcgcccaggctggagtgcagtggccggatctcagctcactgcaagctccgcctcccggatttacgccgttctcctgcctcagcctcccgagtagctgggactacaggcgcccgccacctcgcccgcctagtttttttttgcgttttagtagagacggggtttcaccgtgttagccaggatgatctcgatctgccgacctcgtgatccgcccgtctcggcctcccaaagtgctgggattacaggcttgagccaccgcgcctggccaccagCATCTTTATTACCTTTCATTCCCCCACAGGCTCTTAGGCGGTAAATGATTTCCATTCGTCAGAGAGGAAGTCACCACCAGTGAGTTAGGGAAAGGACTCCAATAGCCTAGCACTTTGTCCACTCTTCCCTCTTTGGCATGTTCCCGGAGTCAGGGTCACGTTGACTCTTTTTAAGCTGAAGATAGTTCCTTCTTTCCCTCAAAATCAAATGtgaggctgggcgtgatggctca encodes:
- the LOC105476380 gene encoding UDP-N-acetylglucosamine--dolichyl-phosphate N-acetylglucosaminephosphotransferase isoform X2, producing the protein MWAFSELPMPLLVNLIVSLLGFVATVTLIPAFRGHFIAARLCGQDLNKTSRQQIPESQGVISGAVFLIILFCFIPFPFLNCFVKEQCKAFPHHEFVALIGALLAICCMIFLGFADDVLNLRWRHKLLLPTAASLPLLMVYFTNFGNTTIVVPKPFRPILGLHLDLGILYYVYMGLLAVFCTNAINILAGINGLEAGQSLVISASIIVFNLVELEGDCRDDHVFSLYFMIPFFFTTLGLLYHNWYPSRVFVGDTFCYFAGMTFAVVGILGHFSKTMLLFFMPQVFNFLYSLPQLLHIIPCPRHRIPRLNIKTGKLEMSYSKFKTKSLSFLGTFILKVAESLRLVTIHQSDTEDGEFTECNNMTLINLLLKIFGPIHERNLTLLLLLLQILGSAFTFSIRYQLVRLFYDV
- the LOC105476380 gene encoding UDP-N-acetylglucosamine--dolichyl-phosphate N-acetylglucosaminephosphotransferase isoform X1 is translated as MWAFSELPMPLLVNLIVSLLGFVATVTLIPAFRGHFIAARLCGQDLNKTSRQQIPESQGVISGAVFLIILFCFIPFPFLNCFVKEQCKAFPHHEFVALIGALLAICCMIFLGFADDVLNLRWRHKLLLPTAASLPLLMVYFTNFGNTTIVVPKPFRPILGLHLDLGILYYVYMGLLAVFCTNAINILAGINGLEAGQSLVISASIIVFNLVELEGDCRDDHVFSLYFMIPFFFTTLGLLYHNWYPSRVFVGDTFCYFAGMTFAVVGILGHFSKTMLLFFMPQVFNFLYSLPQLLHIIPCPRHRIPRLNIKTGKLEMSYSKFKTKSLSFLGTFILKVAESLRLVTIHQSDTEDGEFTECNNMTLINLLLKIFGPIHERNLTLLLLLLQVRMGIGFIPPCLPFSVILTPVHFSLQILGSAFTFSIRYQLVRLFYDV